Proteins encoded by one window of Anguilla rostrata isolate EN2019 chromosome 9, ASM1855537v3, whole genome shotgun sequence:
- the exosc8 gene encoding exosome complex component RRP43 — protein MAAGFKTAEPLEYHRSFLKENCRPDGRELGEFRTTTLNIGSISTADGSALVKIGNTTVICGIKGELTSPPADAPNSGYIVPNVDLPPLCSSKFRPGPPGEQAQAASQFMADVIESSEVLLKEDLCIEKAKLCWVLYCDIMCLDYDGNLLDACVIALVAALKNAQLPEVSINKDTDLAEVNTDKKRHLNVAKHPVSSSFAVFDDSIVIVDPTAEEETLSTAMMTVVTDENDTLCMLHKPGGTSLSSEKLQDCISRAVTRNREVGKLINTVTQSVETDK, from the exons ATGGCGGCTGGATTCAA AACTGCAGAGCCCCTAGAATACCACAGGAGTTTTCTG AAAGAAAACTGCCGGCCAGATGGACGAGAACTGGGCGAATTCAGAACCACAACCCTTAATATAG GTTCCATATCGACTGCAGACGGATCGGCACTGGTGAAGATCGGAAACACCACTGTTATTTGTGGTATTAAAGGG GAACTAACTTCTCCACCGGCCGACGCACCAAATAGCGGTTATATAG TTCCAAATGTGGATCTACCGCCGTTGTGTTCGTCCAAGTTCCGACCCGGTCCGCCGGGGGAACAGGCGCAAGCAGCCAGCCAGTTCATGGCTGACGTCATCGAGAG CTCTGAGGTTCTACTGAAAGAAGACCTATGCATTGAAAAAGCAAAG CTCTGCTGGGTACTgtactgtgacatcatgtgtCTGGACTACGACGGAAACTTGCTGGATGCCTGCGTTATCGCATTAGTGGCGGCGCTAAAGAATG CGCAGCTTCCGGAAGTTTCCATCAACAAAGACACAGACTTGGCGGAAGTGAACACGGACAAGAAACGGCACCTGAACGTAGCCAAGCATCCGGTCAGCTCGTCATTTGCAGTATTTGATGA CTCCATCGTTATCGTTGACCCTACTGCTGAAGAGGAGACGTTGTCCACCGCCATGATGACCGTGGTGACCGACGAGAACGACACTCTCTGCATGCTCCACAAACCAG GTGGGACGTCGCTGTCGAGCGAGAAGCTCCAGGACTGCATCAGCCGTGCGGTAACGAGGAACCGCGAGGTCGGCAAACTGATAAACACGGTCACACAGAGCGTCGAAACCGACAAgtga